The Miscanthus floridulus cultivar M001 chromosome 7, ASM1932011v1, whole genome shotgun sequence genome includes a region encoding these proteins:
- the LOC136467902 gene encoding translation initiation factor IF3-4, chloroplastic-like: protein MVGVAAGFALALAVSRVPCRPGSSFHASCPSSSVWFPARPWARAPPARLMVVARYSPSYESEGEEEEDEEGLGGGGGWGRRDRGPDPDYDPALDIERIESSTVRLLDEQKRMVGVVSVSEAVQIADDNDLILAILSLDGDPPVLRLFEERDYKKHRYEQQKKKKIQQKRSVAKRMGLKELKMGYNIDIHDYSVRLKAAKKFLKAGDKAKIIVNLKGRENLYKKEAIELLRRFQNDVGELATEESKNFTERNIYLVLVPNKIAIQKEQDELNKKGTTKEEKVQSESDEPEEKDQSDSELLKESMEPEAEVSANVLFEL from the exons ATGGTCGGCGTCGCCGCAGGCTTTGCCCTCGCGCTGGCAGTGTCCCGCGTGCCTTGCCGGCCCGGCTCCTCCTTCCACGCATCGTGCCCCTCCTCGTCGGTGTGGTTCCCGGCGAGGCCGTGGGCGCGGGCGCCGCCGGCGAGGCTCATGGTGGTCGCGCGGTACTCGCCCTCGTACGAGAGCgaaggtgaggaggaggaggatgaggagggccTCGGGGGCGGCGGGGGCTGGGGGAGGAGGGACCGCGGGCCCGACCCCGACTACGACCCCGCCCTTGACATTGAACGCATCGA GTCATCAACTGTAAGGCTCTTGGATGAACAGAAAAGAATG GTTGGTGTAGTATCTGTAAGCGAGGCAGTTCAAATTGCAGACGATAATGATCTTATACTG GCAATATTATCATTAGATGGAGATCCCCCAGTACTTCGACTCTTTGAGGAGAGAGATTACAA AAAACATAGGTATGAACaacagaagaagaaaaagatTCAGCAGAAAAGATCTGTCG CGAAACGCATGGGCTTGAAGGAGTTGAAAATGGG ATACAACATTGACATCCATGATTATAGCGTGAGGCTTAAAGCTGCAAAAAAGTTTCTTAAAGCTGGCGACAAG GCTAAGATAATTGTGAACTTGAAAGGACGGGAAAACTTGTATAAAAAAGAAGCTATCGAACTCCTTAGAAGATTCCAAAATGATGTTGGCGAG CTAGCGACAGAAGAAAGTAAAAATTTCACGGAGAGGAATATATATTTGGTTCTTGTTCCCAATAAGATAGCTATACAGAAAGAGCAGGATGAATTGAACAAAAAGGGTACTACGAAAGAAGAGAAAGTCCAATCAGAAAGTGATGAACCAGAAGAGAAAGACCAATCAGACAGTGAACTGCTGAAGGAAAGTATGGAGCCTGAGGCAGAAGTCTCAGCAAATGTTTTATTTGAACTGTAA